Part of the Nycticebus coucang isolate mNycCou1 chromosome 22, mNycCou1.pri, whole genome shotgun sequence genome, AGGATGGGGTGACGCAGAGAGACAGGTCCTGCATGGCTCACGTGCCTGGAGCCCAGAAGACAGTGAACTCACAGGAGGATGGGGTAACGCAGAGAGACAGGTCCTGCACGGTTCACATGTGTGGAGCCCAGAAGACTGAACTCAGAGAAGGATGGGGTGACGCAAGAGACAGGTCCTGCACGGCTCACATGCGTGGAGCCCAGAAGACAGTGAACACACAGGAGGATGGGGTGACGCAGAGAGACAGGTCCTGCACGGCTCACGTGCGTGGAGCCCAGAAGACAGTGAACACACAGAAGGATGGGGTGACGCAGAGAGACAGGTCCTGCACGGCTCACGTGCCTGGAGCCCAGAAGACAGTGAACTCACAGGAGGATGGGGTAACGCAGAGAGACAGGTCTTGCACGGTTCACATGTGTGGAGCCCAGAAGACTGAACTCAGAGAAGGATGGGGTGACGCAAGAGACAGGTCCTGCACGGCTCACATGCGTGGAGCCCAGAAGACAGTGAACACACAGGAGGATGGGGTGACGCAGAGAGACAGGTCCTGCACGGCTCACGTGCGTGGAGCCCAGAAGACAGTGAACACACAGAAGGATGGGGTGACGCAGAGAGACAGGTCCTGCATGGCTCACGTGCCTGGAGCCCAGAAGACAGTGAACTCACAGGAGGATGGGGTGACGCAGAGAGACAGGTCCTGCACGGCTCACGTGCGTGGAGCCCAGAAGACAGTGAACACACAGAAGGATGGGGTGACGCAGAGAGACAGGTCCTGCATGGCTCACGTGCCTGGAGCCCAGAAGACAGTGAACTCACAGGAGGATGGGGTAACGCAGAGAGACAGGTCCTGCACGGTTCACATGTGTGGAGCCCAGAAGACTGAACTCAGAGAAGGATGGGGTGACGCAAGAGACAGGTCCTGCACGGCTCACATGCGTGGAGCCCAGAAGACAGTGAACGCACAGGAGGATGGGGTGACGCAGAGAGACAGGTCCTGCACGGCTCACGTGCGTGGAGCCCAGAAGACTGAACTCAGAGAAGGATGGTGGTGGGAGGCGTCAGTCAGAGGAACAAGATCTCACTTCTGCAGGATGAAGGAGTTCCAGAGGTGCAGAGTAGTGGCTGTAATTAATAATTCTGTATTGTATACTTGAGGTTTGCTCAGAGTAGATCATACATGTTCATAGTACTTCGACCACAACAAAGAAGGTAATTATGTGATGACATTGACATATTAGCTTCACCATGGTAATAGTTCACTGTGTATATCAAAACGTACAccttaaatataaacaatttttataaaaacttaaaaataaagttggtaaCATACTGGCCATACTTATTTTTCCACTTAGcgttttttttcttctaacagCCAGTTACAATCCTGTGAAAATTATTTGGAGACCAGTGGCATAGTGGTTCTGAGCCCAGGTTTCAGAGTTAGAtcttgttttaaattctgttcCTGCCACTTATTCACAGCATGTTACTAAGTAAGTCATTTCAGTTTCAAGTTTTGGTTTCCTTGTCTGTCAAACAGCAGAATAATTCCAACTTCACAGAGTTCTTACAAGGATTTAAAGAGACAATAAATGCAAAATTCTTAAATGCTGTGGCTGACACAAAAGATTAACTTTGGATATGAGGAGTtcttatagttttttcttttagcgtaaatttgtttttaaatcgtaaaaaacacataaaatttgctatcataaccatttttaagtatacaatttagTAGtgacatatatatgtaaaattttttttttctcacattgttgtccaaattattttttggagtttttttgtttgtttctttgtttgcaaaatgaaaagTCTGTACCCACTGAATTTGGCTCCATGTTTTCCCCACCCTCAGCCCTGGTACTGCTATTCTTCCTGTGTCTGTGCAGTTGACCATGCTCGGAAACCGGGCAGGGGGACAGTATATCACGTTTACACTTTCCCAGTGTCCAGGCTCCAGTTTCAGTCGTCTCCAGAACACTCTTTAAGAATCCCTAACatgtacctggcttattgtaccctcaattaatccccaacaataaaaaaaaaataataacaaaaataaacaaataaataaaaataaaaaagcaaaaaaaaaaaaaagaatccctaacATGTAACTGAGGCAGTGAAGTCTGCATGATTGACACTCAGGAAGAAGGAAAGTGTGTTTGTCCTTTTATCCTCGAGATGAATGCCTGGCCCATGGTGCTCTCTGCAGCATGGTGCTCGGGAGGGGAGTGGTGCCCCCGTCCAGCTGGGAGAAGCCTTGTCCCTCGGTCTGGGTCCTACGCAAGTGGTGGGCTCAGCAGGGAGGGTCGGTTCTCCCTCCCCTCCAGGTACCGCGCACTGGTGGAGATTCGGATAAGGGAAAGCAACTGTTGGTGGCAGAAAACGCACCATTCCGGTTGTCACTGAATCATTTGGTCAAATCACTTCACCTCTTTGAGTGCcgattttcttatctgtaaatggGCGGTTCAACCAGACGAGTAgggttgaaaatatttatttaagcagGAGcgttct contains:
- the LOC128574453 gene encoding uncharacterized protein LOC128574453, producing MKRDKSCTVHMCGAQKTELREGWGDARDRSCTAHMRGAQKTVNTQEDGVTQRDRSCTAHVRGAQKTVNTQKDGVTQRDRSCTAHVPGAQKTVNSQEDGVTQRDRSCTVHMCGAQKTELREGWGDARDRSCTAHMRGAQKTVNTQEDGVTQRDRSCTAHVRGAQKTVNTQKDGVTQRDRSCMAHVPGAQKTVNSQEDGVTQRDRSCTAHVRGAQKTVNTQKDGVTQRDRSCTAHMRGAQKTVNAQEDGVTQRDRSCTAHVRGAQKTELREGWWWEASVRGTRSHFCRMKEFQRCRVVAVINNSVLYT